CGGCGACGGCCACGCCACCTCGCTGACCAAGATCCGCTTTGACGACATCGCCCTGGCCACGCTCAAGAAGCAGGGCTTCGAGGCCGATTCCGTGCCGCCGTCCGGCACCCTGATCTTCCTGCGCAACAACGCCAACCTCAGCACCGGCGGCTCGGCCACCGACGTGACCGACGAAGTGCACCCGGAAATGGCCGCGCGCGCGGTGTCGGCGGCCCGCATGATCGGGCTGGACATCTGCGGCGTGGACGTGGTCGCCGAAAGCGTGCTCTACCCGCTCGAAGACCAGAACGGCGGCGTGGTGGAAGTGAACGCCGCCCCCGGCCTGCGCATGCATTTGAATCCGTCCTTCGGCAAGGGCCGCGCCGTGGGCGAGGCCATCATCGCCAACATGTACGCGGACGGTGACGACGGCCGCATCCCGGTCGTGGCCGTGGCCGGCACCAACGGCAAGACCACCACGGTGCGCCTGACCGCCCACATCCTGGGCGTCGCCGGCAACCGTGTCGGCATGACCAACTCCGACGGCGTCTATGTCGACAACCTGCGCATCGACACCGGCGATTGCAGCGGTCCGCGCAGCGCCCGCAGCGTGCTCATGCACCCGGACGTCGACGCAGCCGTGTTCGAAACCGCGCGCGGCGGCATCCTGCGCGAAGGCCTGGCCTTCGATCGCTGCAACGTGGCCATCGTTACCAACATCGGCATGGGCGACCACCTGGGCCTGGGCTACATCAGCACGGTCGAAGACCTGGCCGTGGTCAAGCGCGTGATCGTGCAGCACGTGCACCCCACCGGCACCGCGGTGCTGAACGCGGCCGACCCCATCGTGGCTGAAATGGCGGCAAGCTGCCCGGGCTCCATTACCTACTTCGCCGAAGACCGCAATCATCCCGTGCTGGCCACGCATCGCGCCCAAGGCCTGCGCTGCGTCTACCGCGACGGCGACTCCATCGTCACCGCACAGGGCGGCGAAGAAACCCGCTACCCGCTGGCCGCCATTCCGCTCACGCGCAACGGCACGATCACCTTCCAGGTGGAAAACGCCATGGCGTCGATCGCCGCTGCCTGGGCGCTGGGCCTGGACACGGACATCATCCGCCGCGGCCTGGCCAGCTTCGTCAATGACGCCCAGACCGCGCCCGGACGCTTCAACGTGTTCGATTACCGCGGCGCCACGGTCATCGCCGACTACGGCCACAATCCCGATGCCATCCTGGCCCTGGTGCGCGCGGTGGACGCCATGCCGGCCAAGCGCCGCTCCGTGGTCATCAGCGGCGCGGGCGACCGGCGCGACGAAGACATCCGGATGCAGACCGAGATCCTCGGCGAAGCCTTCGACGACGTGCTGCTCTACCAGGACCAGTGCCAGCGCGGCCGCGCCGACGGCGAAGTGCTGGCCCTGTTGCAGCAAGGCCTGGCCAACGCCACGCGCAGCAAGCACGTCGAAGAGATCCACGGCGAGTTTCTCGCCATCGACACGGCGCTGGCGCGCCTGGGCGCAGGCGACCTGTGCCTGATCCTGGTCGACCAGGTCGAAGAAGCGCTGGATCACATCGCGCGCCGCATCGCGCAGGCCTGAGCCGCACGCGGTTCCTGAAGGACAAACGGGGCGCCCAAGGGCGCCCCGTTTGCATCAGCGCGCGCCGGTCAACTGCTGGACGACACTACGGGCGCGGCGGCCTGATAGCGGTCCGTCACGTGCGTGCATCCGAGCGCGGCCATCGCGGCCAGCGTCAGCAAGATAGCGCGGCAAAGTCGTTGCGTCATGCGAGTTCCTCTTTCCATATTCCGTGGCCGAACCTGCTTGCGGGTTCCGCGGACACTATACCGGCGCGCCCGCCGGCAAGCCAAGCGCGCATGCCCGCGTCCAGCCTTGCAGATCCAGTTACCAGCCTCCCTCAAAAGGGGACAAGACATTGCCGGAATGTAACTACGGGATCTAGTGCGCCTGCAATCCCTACCCGCCGGAAACCGGGCCATT
The sequence above is drawn from the Achromobacter xylosoxidans genome and encodes:
- the cphA gene encoding cyanophycin synthetase, whose translation is MEVSRIRALRGPNLWSKNTAIEAIVSCADAECSIDNLPDFEARLRARLPQTGLLRPEGHQGAVSIAHVLQIVALTMQAHAGCPVTFGRTASTIEPGVFQVVVEYSEEEVGKLAMELAQVLVRAALDDTPFDLADALKRLRELDEDVRLGPSTGSIVNAATARNIPYRRLTQGSMVQFGWGSKQRRIQAAETDLTSAISESIAQDKDLTKMLLDAAGVPVPMGRSVTTAEEAWAAAEELGGPVVVKPRDGSQGRGVAVNIESRERVIQAFEVAEEISSEVIVERYIPGHDFRLLVVGGALVAASRRDPPQVTGDGVQTIRQLVDQVNADPLRGDGHATSLTKIRFDDIALATLKKQGFEADSVPPSGTLIFLRNNANLSTGGSATDVTDEVHPEMAARAVSAARMIGLDICGVDVVAESVLYPLEDQNGGVVEVNAAPGLRMHLNPSFGKGRAVGEAIIANMYADGDDGRIPVVAVAGTNGKTTTVRLTAHILGVAGNRVGMTNSDGVYVDNLRIDTGDCSGPRSARSVLMHPDVDAAVFETARGGILREGLAFDRCNVAIVTNIGMGDHLGLGYISTVEDLAVVKRVIVQHVHPTGTAVLNAADPIVAEMAASCPGSITYFAEDRNHPVLATHRAQGLRCVYRDGDSIVTAQGGEETRYPLAAIPLTRNGTITFQVENAMASIAAAWALGLDTDIIRRGLASFVNDAQTAPGRFNVFDYRGATVIADYGHNPDAILALVRAVDAMPAKRRSVVISGAGDRRDEDIRMQTEILGEAFDDVLLYQDQCQRGRADGEVLALLQQGLANATRSKHVEEIHGEFLAIDTALARLGAGDLCLILVDQVEEALDHIARRIAQA